A stretch of DNA from Limnohabitans sp. MORI2:
AGCAGCGGGCGCTGCAGCAGCAGGTGCGGCGGCTGGGGCTGCAGCAACTGCGCCCACTTTGCCGTCGGTGTCGATCTTGGCGATGAGTTGCTCTGCGGTCACGGTGCCGCCGTCAGCGACCACGATTTCGCACAACACGCCAGCAGCAGGCGCAGGGACTTCGAGCACAACTTTGTCGGTCTCGATGTCGATCAAGATTTCGTCTGCAGCGACAGACTCGCCCACTTTCTTTTTCCATTGCAGCATGGTGGCTTCGGCCACAGATTCGGACAGCTGAGGAACTTTGACTTCAATGATTGCCATATCAATTCTTTCTGTATCTGGTATTTCGTTTCAACGATTTATTTGGTCAGCACAAAGCCCTTGAGCTTGGCGAATGCACCTTCGACGAGCGACTTTTGTTGCTCTTGGTGCAAGTGTGAGTAACCCACGGCTGGCGACGCAGAAGCGGCGCGACCTGAGTAGCCGAGCTTTTGGCCAGGCAACATGTTTTCGTGGATGTAGTGCTGCACGAAGAACCATGCGCCTTGGTTTTGTGGCTCGTCTTGCGTCCACACCAATTCAGTGGCGTTGGGGTACTTCTTGAGCTCAGCCGCGAAAGCTTTGTGTGGGAATGGATAGAGCTGTTCGACGCGCAAAATCGCCACATCGTCAGCGCCCAACTCTTCACGCTTTTTGACCAAGTCGTAGTAAACCTTGCCAGAACACACCAGCACGCGCTTGACCTTGTCAGCCTTGAGTGCTTTGTTTTCTGGAATAACGGTTTGGAAGCCTCCTTTGGTGAACTCAGACACAGGCGATGTCGCGTCTTTGTTACGCAGCAAGGACTTCGGCGTGAAGATGATCAAAGGCTTGCGCAAGTCGCGCACCATTTGGCGACGCAACACGTGGAAGATCTGGCTGGCCGTGGTGGGCTGCACGATTTGCATGTTGGTGTCAGCAGCCAATTGCATGAAGCGCTCAAGGCGTGCAGAGCTGTGCTCTGGGCCTTGGCCTTCGTAGCCATGAGGCAACATGACGGTCAAGCCATTCACACGGCCCCACTTCACTTCGCCCGAGGCGATGAACTGGTCGATCACCACTTGCGCGCCGTTGGCGAAGTCGCCGAACTGGGCTTCCCAAATCACCAAGGTGTTGGGATCGTTAGAGGCGTAGCCGTACTCAAAACCGAGCACCGCTTCTTCAGACAAGATCGAGTCGATCACGGTGAATGGCGCTTGGTTTTCAGTCACGTGTTGCAAAGCAACGTAAGTACCTGTGTCCCACTTTTCACGCTTTTGGTCGTGAATCACGGCGTGGCGGTGTGTGAACGTACCACGGCCGCAATCTTCACCTGACAAACGCACGGGGTAGCCGCTGGCCACCAAGGATGCGAAAGCCATATGCTCGCCCATGCCCCAGTCGACATTGATCTCGCCACGGCCCATGGCTGCGCGGTCGTCGTACACCTTCTTCACCAAAGCGTGAGGCGTCACAGAGTCTGGGATGGTGGTGATTCTTTCGGCCAAGCGCTTCCACTCGGTCATCGGAATGGCGGTGTCACCAGCGTCTGTCCACTTCTTGCCCATGAAGGGAGACCAGTCCACGGTGTACTTGGTCTTGAAGTTGGTCAAAACGGGATCGTCCAAGTGCTTGCCGGCGTCCAAAGCGGCGCGGTAGGCCTTGACCATCTCGTCGCCCAGCGTCTCACCCAAGCCTTGCGTAGCCAACTTGTCGGCGTACAGCTTGCGTGTGCCAGGGTGAGCGGCGATTTTTTTGTACATCAGCGGCTGAGTCAGCGCTGGGGTATCTTGTTCGTTGTGGCCCAACTTGCGGAAACACACGATGTCGATGACCACGTCCTTGCGGAAGGTCATGCGGTACTCGAGGGCCAACTGTGTGGCCAACACGACGGCTTCTGGATCATCACCGTTGACATGCAACACAGGCGCTTCGACCATCTTGACGATGTCGGTACAGAACACGCTTGAGCGCATGTCGCGTGGGTCAGAGGTGGTGAAACCGATCTGGTTGTTCACAATGATGTGCACTGTGCCGCCCGTGGTGTAACCACGGGTTTGGGCCAAGCACAAGGTTTCTTGGTTCACGCCTTGGCCGCCGAAAGCGGAGTCACCGTGGACCAACACGGGCAACACTTGGCTACCTGTTGGGTCAGCGCGGCGGTCCATGCGAGCGCGTACAGAACCTTCCACCACGGGGTTGACGATTTCCAGGTGAGAGGGGTTAAACGCCAAAGACAAGTGCACGGGGCCGCCTTTGGTGGACACATCAGAGCTGAAGCCTTGGTGGTATTTCACGTCGCCGGCTGGCAGGTCTTCGGGGGCGGTGTGATCGAACTCGGCAAACAAGTCGGCAGGCAACTTGCGCATGGTGTTGACCAACACGTTCAAACGACCGCGGTGGGCCATGCCAATCACAACTTCTTGAATGCCTTTGATACCGGCTTGTTCAATCAGCTCATCCATCGCAGCGATGAAGCTTTCGCCACCTTCGAGAGAGAAGCGCTTTTGACCCACATACTTGGTGTGGAGATAACGCTCCAAGCCTTCTGCAGCTGTCAAGTGCTCAAGGATGGTTTTCTTTTGGTCAGAGTTGAAGTTGGGCTTGCTGCGGATGCTTTCCAACTTCTCTTGCCACCAACGCTTTTCACCCATTTCTGAGGTGTACATGAACTCGGCGCCCAAGGTACCGCAGTAGGTTTCACGCAAAGCGTTGAGCAGCTCGCGCAAAGACATGCTGTTCTTGCCGAAGAAAGTGTTGCTGGTGTCGAACACGGTTTCTTGGTCGGCGTCGGTGAAGCCGTAGAAAGCGGGGTCGAGATCAGGAATATGAGGACGCTCGGTGCGCTTGAGTGGATCGAGGTCTGCCCAGCGTTGGCCCACGTTGCGGTAAGCGGCAATGAGCTGCTGCACAGCAGTGCGCTTGCGGCCCATTTCAGCGTTTTCGCTGGCCATGACAACTTTGGTGCCGCCGGCTTTGGCGCGTTCAGCAAACGCGTTGATGACGGGCAAGTGAGGCACGTCTTTGGCGTTAGAGCCATCGACTGCGGGCACATGTGACAACGCGTCAAAGTACTCGCGCCATGAATCGGGCACGCTGCCTGGGTTGGCTAGGTAGTTTTCATACATCTCTTCGACGTAAGGGGTGTTGCCCCCGAAGAGATGGGTATTGCCTGAATAGGCTTGGTAGACGGTTGTCTCACTCATTTTGCGCTGACCTCCGTTCCCCTGCAGGGAACATTAGTTGGTTGGAAAAAAACCTCTGCGACACGGCTGGACCGGTTAGCAGATGCGACTGTGATCAGGATTGACCTAGTGCATCCAAGATTGTGCCACCGAAACCTAGCCGTGTGCGCTTTTTCTTATTGTTATCGCGTCTTCAAGCCCCAAATCAAACGATTTGGTCTTTGATTTGTTGCAAAGCGGTTGGATCGTCGATGGTCGTCAAGTCACCTGGATCACGCTTTTCGCACACCGCTTGGATGGCACGGCGCAGCAACTTGCCGCTGCGGGTCTTAGGCAAGGATGTGACGAAGATCACGCGAGCAGGACGGGCCACAGCGCCGAGCTGACCGTCCACCACCTTCATGACTTCGGCTTCCAAAGCTTTGTGAGCGGCTTCGTTGGTCAAACCAGAAGCGTCCTTGGCAATGGCAAACGCCATGGCCACTTGACCTTTGAGCTGATCGGCCACACCCACCACCGCCACTTCAGCGATGTTGGGATGGCTAGAGATGCTCTCCTCGATTTCGCGGGTGCCCAAGCGGTGACCGGCCACGTTGATCACGTCATCGGTACGGCCCAAGATGAAGTAGTAGCCATCTTCATCACGCACAGCCCAGTCGAACGTGCTGTACACGAGCTTGTTGGGCACGGTCTTCCAGTAGGTGTTGACGAAGCGGTTGTCGTCACCCCAAATGGTTTGCAAGTTACCGGGAGGCAGTGGGCCTTCAATGGTCAACACGCCTTTTTGGTTGGCGCCTGTGAGCTCTTCGCCAGTTTGGTCGTCAACCAACTTCACGTTGTAGCCGTACACCGCCTTGCCGGGTGAACCAAACTTGCTCGGGGCTTTTTCAACGCCGTTGCAAATGGTCAAGATAGGCCAACCAGTTTCGGTTTGCCAGTAGTTATCGATGATGGCTTTGCCGTTGAGTCCTTCAGAAATCCACTTGGCGGTTGGCTCGTCCAAAGGTTCGCCAGCCAAGAACAAGGCCTTGAGTGTGGACAAGTCGTACTTGGTGAGCAATGCTGGGTCTTGCTTTTTGAGCACACGAATCGCCGTGGGTGCGCTGAACATGACCGAGACTTTGTACTTCTCTACCAAGCTCCACCAGATGCCGCCGTCTGGGCGGATGGGTAGGCCTTCGTACATGATGGTGGCCATGCCGCCAATCAGTGGGCCGTAGATGATGTAGCTGTGGCCCACCACCCAACCGATGTCGCTGGTACAGAAGAAGGTCTCACCAGGTTTGCCTTGGTAGATGTTAGGAATGCTGGCCGCCAATGCCACGGTGTAGCCACCTGTGTCGCGCTGCACGCCTTTTGGCTTGCCTGTGGTGCCCGATGTGTACAGGGTATAGCTGGGATGAGTCGACTCAACCCACTCGCAAGGCACCACCGCATCCATGTGCTTGGCACGCTCGGTGGCGTAGTCCACATCGCGGCCAGCCACTGGCGTGAAAGCCGCCAACTTGCGGTCCACCATGATGACGTTGCTGGGCTTGTGTGCCGACAAGTTGATGGCTTCGTCCAACAATGGCTTGTAAGGCACGCCTTTGCCACCGCGTGAACCCGCATCAGCACTGATGATGACTTTAGGCGAAGCATCTTCAATGCGAGTGGCCAAAGAATGAGAGGCAAAACCACCAAACACCACCGAGTGGATAGCACCCAAACGGGTACAAGCCAACATGGCAAATGCCGCTTCGGCAATCATGGGCATGTAGATCAAGACGCGGTCACCCTTGGTGACGCCCAAGTCTTTCAAAATCGCGGCCATGCGCTGCACTTCAGCGTGCAACTCGCGAAAGCTATAGGTGTGCTCTTGGTTGGTCTCGGTCGACACAAAGATCAACGCCGCTTGATCGGCGCGATCTTTCAAGTGACGGTCGACTGCGTTGTAGCAAATATTGGTTTTGCCACCCACGAACCACTTGGCAAAAGGCGGGTTGCTGTAATCGCAGATTTGTTGCGGCTGGGTTTCCCAGTCCACCAATTTGGCCTGTTCAGACCAAAAAGCATCACGGTCCTCAATCGAACGGCGGTGAAAATCTGCGTACGCAACCATCTATCTCTCCTAAAAACGAATCTGTACTGAATTCATAATTATGAGAAGGACGGACTTGCAACAAGCTGACTTTTCAGGTGGGTAGTTACCCTTTATTTCACCAAGGCTTGGATTTCTCTGAACGGGTCAGCCTCTGCGGTACGCAGCCATTCAAACAGCACCATCTCGGTCGTGACCAACTCAGCCCCAGCGCCAGCCAATCGGTCAAAGGCCGCATCGCGGTTGCGCTCAGTACGAGAACCGCAGGCATCCGTGACCACCCAAACGGAATACTCTTCTTCCAGCAAATCCAATGCGGTTTGCAGCAAGCAAATATGCGCCTCACAACCCGCAATCACAATGCTTTGACGGGTGGGCTCTTGCGGCACGGCCTTTTGTAAATGCTTAGGCAAGCTGCGGGCATTGCCAGCGGGTGCGCGTGCTGCCGGACGTAACAGTTCGCTCAATCCGTCCGCACAAGCACTAAAGCTCATCTTCGCAATGGTGCGGCGGCACAAGGCACGCAACTCTGCTGGGTTTTGACCCAGCTTGTCTGGGTTTTGCTCTGTGCCGTAGGTCGGCACTTCCATCCAATGCGCCGATTGCGCCAGACGCATCGCGTTGGCCAGCACCAAATCAGCTTCAAAAATGGCGGGCATCAGGCGGGCTTGGTAGTCCACCAGCACGAGTTGGGATTCTTGGTCGTCGAGCAACATGCAAGTTACAAAGTAAGTGAATGAATACGTCAAGTATCGACGATGCGAAACCCAGCACAAATCAAAAGCGTCTACTTTAGGATTAACCCTAATCAAATCAACAACTTACAAAGTTTTTGTGATCATTTTTCACAGGAAACAAGTTAGAATGGCGAGTTATGTTGAAACGTCTCCTCCTCATCCTTTGCTGCGTCGCCAGTGCACATGCTGCACCGTCGAACAATGCGGCAGACGATATTGAGCGCTATTTGGCCGAGCGCGGCATCGTCGCGCAAATGGACCAGATGCGTCAATCGGTGGGAGATAAGGCCTCTGATTTGGTCGGTAACGCCATGACCTTCTTGGGCGTTCCTTACCGTCGCGGCGGAACCAATGCAGCCACAGGCTTTGACTGCAGCGGTTTTGTACGCTCCATGTTCGAACAAACTGTGGGCAAAGTACTGCCCCGCCGCGCCAGCGAGCAAGCAGCAGTCACAGAAAAAATCGACAAACAAGACCTGAAGCCTGGCGACTTGGTGTTCTTCAACACCATGCGTCAAACCTTCAGCCATGTAGGGATTTATGTGGGTGATAACAAGTTCATTCACTCACCTCGCCCCGGCAAGCAAGTCCGCGTCGAAGATATGCGTGATGCTTATTGGGAGCGTCGTTTTACGGGCGCGCGCCGCGTGCCTGCAACTGGCAACGACAACTAAACCTTTCGGCTTGAGGCATTAAAACCGCTCACCTTCGGCAAGGTAGCGCCAAGCGCCCTCTTCTAAATCCCCCAAATTCACACGCCCCATGCGGATGCGGCGCAATGCCAAAATTTCCAAACCTGCAAGTTCACACAGGTAAACCGCTAGACCCAGGTGCGAGCCTTTCACCGCCAAGCGCAGCTTGCTGCGATCGCGCTTGCTGCTGTTCACGCTGATTTTGAATTCGGGCAAACGCATGCGCTCGTCGCGCATGGCACGTTCAATCGGACGCAAGGCGTCAGGCATCACTTCACCACGTACGTCCACGATCAGCTCTTGCTCGATGAAGGCCATGTCCTCGATCAATTTGCGCTGCACCCGAAAGTCTTGGGTAAACACGATCAATCCTGTGGCTTCGTACTCCAACGGCACACTGGCATCTAGCTTGGTCAAATGACTTTTTAAGAAACGCACACCACTGTGGTCATACTTGCTGTGGCGCTCCAGTGTGAGCAAGTTGCGTACGTCTTGGGAGCCTCTGGGAGCAGGCTCTAAGCCATCCGTCCACCCCGCAGGCTTGTTCAAAATCAATGTGACCGACATGAGGTTGAGCAAACTCGCATTTGCATCGATGGTCACTTTTTGTGTGGTTACGCGATGCTGCGGCTCCTGCACCACCACCCCCTCCACACGCACAAAGCCGGCCTCTATGTACTGCTCTGCGTCACGGCGTGAACAGTCGCGCAGTTGCATGACACGTTTGGAAAGGCGTTCGCCTTCGGTTGGGCGCTTGGCCATGGATTTGCTGGAATTCATAAGGGCTGAATCCTCCCACAGTTAATCGTTGTATCGTTCAGCCATTCAGCTCTTTGTGGAGAGATTTCGTTGAACTTGGCTCATTTACTTCAGCGCATGGCGCGACAGTTCCCCAACCGCGCGGCTATTTTTCACGGCACACAGGCTGTGGCAACTTACGCGCAATGGGCGCAACGCTGCGCGCATTTGGCCCAACAATTTAAAGAGGCCGGCTTGCAGCCCGGCGATCGCATCGCCCTGTTCATGCACAACCATCCACGCTACCTTGAGGTGCTATTTGGCGCATGGTGGGCCGGTCTGGCCGTGGTGCCTATCAATGCCAAGTTGCATGTGCGCGAAACGCAATGGATCCTCGACAACGCACAAGCCAGTTGGGCCTTTGTGACATCCGACATCACCACCGATACAGAGCAACAACTCACGGGCTTGCAACGCGTCATTGATGTCGACAGTGCGCAAGCGAATGAGCTATGGGCCATGCCTACCGCAAGCGATGAGCCCCCTGCAAAACCCATCATCGAACGGGAGTCAAACGACCTTGCTTGGTTGTTTTACACCAGCGGTACTACGGGCCGCCCTAAGGGTGTGATGATCACCCACCGCAATTTGATGACCATGGGCCTGGCCTACTTCACCGATGTGGATGCGGTGGCTGCGCAAGATGCCATCGTCTACGCCGCCCCCATGTCACACGGCGCAGGCTTGTACGCCATCCCACATGTGATGGCTGGCGCACGCCATGTGGTTCCCGCGTCTGGTGGTTTTGACGCAGCGGAGTTGTTTGAACTCGGACAGTCTGTTGGGCCACTCTCCATGTTTGCCGCACCCACCATCGTCAAACGCTTGGTCGACCACGCCGAACACACATCACTCACACCCACAGACTGTGCACG
This window harbors:
- a CDS encoding 2-oxoglutarate dehydrogenase E1 component, encoding MSETTVYQAYSGNTHLFGGNTPYVEEMYENYLANPGSVPDSWREYFDALSHVPAVDGSNAKDVPHLPVINAFAERAKAGGTKVVMASENAEMGRKRTAVQQLIAAYRNVGQRWADLDPLKRTERPHIPDLDPAFYGFTDADQETVFDTSNTFFGKNSMSLRELLNALRETYCGTLGAEFMYTSEMGEKRWWQEKLESIRSKPNFNSDQKKTILEHLTAAEGLERYLHTKYVGQKRFSLEGGESFIAAMDELIEQAGIKGIQEVVIGMAHRGRLNVLVNTMRKLPADLFAEFDHTAPEDLPAGDVKYHQGFSSDVSTKGGPVHLSLAFNPSHLEIVNPVVEGSVRARMDRRADPTGSQVLPVLVHGDSAFGGQGVNQETLCLAQTRGYTTGGTVHIIVNNQIGFTTSDPRDMRSSVFCTDIVKMVEAPVLHVNGDDPEAVVLATQLALEYRMTFRKDVVIDIVCFRKLGHNEQDTPALTQPLMYKKIAAHPGTRKLYADKLATQGLGETLGDEMVKAYRAALDAGKHLDDPVLTNFKTKYTVDWSPFMGKKWTDAGDTAIPMTEWKRLAERITTIPDSVTPHALVKKVYDDRAAMGRGEINVDWGMGEHMAFASLVASGYPVRLSGEDCGRGTFTHRHAVIHDQKREKWDTGTYVALQHVTENQAPFTVIDSILSEEAVLGFEYGYASNDPNTLVIWEAQFGDFANGAQVVIDQFIASGEVKWGRVNGLTVMLPHGYEGQGPEHSSARLERFMQLAADTNMQIVQPTTASQIFHVLRRQMVRDLRKPLIIFTPKSLLRNKDATSPVSEFTKGGFQTVIPENKALKADKVKRVLVCSGKVYYDLVKKREELGADDVAILRVEQLYPFPHKAFAAELKKYPNATELVWTQDEPQNQGAWFFVQHYIHENMLPGQKLGYSGRAASASPAVGYSHLHQEQQKSLVEGAFAKLKGFVLTK
- a CDS encoding propionate--CoA ligase, whose protein sequence is MVAYADFHRRSIEDRDAFWSEQAKLVDWETQPQQICDYSNPPFAKWFVGGKTNICYNAVDRHLKDRADQAALIFVSTETNQEHTYSFRELHAEVQRMAAILKDLGVTKGDRVLIYMPMIAEAAFAMLACTRLGAIHSVVFGGFASHSLATRIEDASPKVIISADAGSRGGKGVPYKPLLDEAINLSAHKPSNVIMVDRKLAAFTPVAGRDVDYATERAKHMDAVVPCEWVESTHPSYTLYTSGTTGKPKGVQRDTGGYTVALAASIPNIYQGKPGETFFCTSDIGWVVGHSYIIYGPLIGGMATIMYEGLPIRPDGGIWWSLVEKYKVSVMFSAPTAIRVLKKQDPALLTKYDLSTLKALFLAGEPLDEPTAKWISEGLNGKAIIDNYWQTETGWPILTICNGVEKAPSKFGSPGKAVYGYNVKLVDDQTGEELTGANQKGVLTIEGPLPPGNLQTIWGDDNRFVNTYWKTVPNKLVYSTFDWAVRDEDGYYFILGRTDDVINVAGHRLGTREIEESISSHPNIAEVAVVGVADQLKGQVAMAFAIAKDASGLTNEAAHKALEAEVMKVVDGQLGAVARPARVIFVTSLPKTRSGKLLRRAIQAVCEKRDPGDLTTIDDPTALQQIKDQIV
- a CDS encoding isochorismatase family protein, with protein sequence MLLDDQESQLVLVDYQARLMPAIFEADLVLANAMRLAQSAHWMEVPTYGTEQNPDKLGQNPAELRALCRRTIAKMSFSACADGLSELLRPAARAPAGNARSLPKHLQKAVPQEPTRQSIVIAGCEAHICLLQTALDLLEEEYSVWVVTDACGSRTERNRDAAFDRLAGAGAELVTTEMVLFEWLRTAEADPFREIQALVK
- a CDS encoding C40 family peptidase, giving the protein MLKRLLLILCCVASAHAAPSNNAADDIERYLAERGIVAQMDQMRQSVGDKASDLVGNAMTFLGVPYRRGGTNAATGFDCSGFVRSMFEQTVGKVLPRRASEQAAVTEKIDKQDLKPGDLVFFNTMRQTFSHVGIYVGDNKFIHSPRPGKQVRVEDMRDAYWERRFTGARRVPATGNDN
- a CDS encoding RNA pseudouridine synthase, which translates into the protein MNSSKSMAKRPTEGERLSKRVMQLRDCSRRDAEQYIEAGFVRVEGVVVQEPQHRVTTQKVTIDANASLLNLMSVTLILNKPAGWTDGLEPAPRGSQDVRNLLTLERHSKYDHSGVRFLKSHLTKLDASVPLEYEATGLIVFTQDFRVQRKLIEDMAFIEQELIVDVRGEVMPDALRPIERAMRDERMRLPEFKISVNSSKRDRSKLRLAVKGSHLGLAVYLCELAGLEILALRRIRMGRVNLGDLEEGAWRYLAEGERF
- a CDS encoding AMP-binding protein produces the protein MNLAHLLQRMARQFPNRAAIFHGTQAVATYAQWAQRCAHLAQQFKEAGLQPGDRIALFMHNHPRYLEVLFGAWWAGLAVVPINAKLHVRETQWILDNAQASWAFVTSDITTDTEQQLTGLQRVIDVDSAQANELWAMPTASDEPPAKPIIERESNDLAWLFYTSGTTGRPKGVMITHRNLMTMGLAYFTDVDAVAAQDAIVYAAPMSHGAGLYAIPHVMAGARHVVPASGGFDAAELFELGQSVGPLSMFAAPTIVKRLVDHAEHTSLTPTDCARAFKTIVYGGAPMYAADIQRALRIMGPRFVQIYGQGESPMVGTALSRFHLSDTTHPEHAQRLASIGVAQTPVQIRITDEHGNDLPLGEVGEVLIQGDSVMAGYWRNPEATQAAIRDGWLFTGDMGCLDAHGFLTLKDRSKDLIISGGSNVYPREVEEVLLQAPGVSEVAVVGAPDPEWGEVIVAFVVAQPGSTVSAKDLDAYCLNEIARFKRPRRYELVDSLPKNNYGKVLKTELRQRLAQS